A part of Candidatus Nitrosocosmicus arcticus genomic DNA contains:
- a CDS encoding ion channel, producing the protein MKRNTNFEFFIISLTGFSVFLILFQYFYDPLGQVLLAVFLFDFIVSIILAFDFAIRIKKSKQGYKYFLTHLYEIPSFIPLYTLTLLEANTVYGAGLKSLRLIQIFRFMHILSRTLIIMDEIRNRLLYVVLLSMITVTAGAFTMYFVEHNAPGSKITNLGDAVWWAVVTVTTVGYGDVYPVTFEGRIIATVIMVIGIAILGILISTLGAQFIESKMKNQRRKDENNIKLLIKDKIDRLEGLQSEEIVTLLNLISNLHGELKNSNSTQKQGFSCAKCNNINPQTAIYCNRCGNQITTGNP; encoded by the coding sequence ATGAAAAGAAATACTAATTTTGAGTTTTTTATTATTTCTTTGACTGGATTTTCAGTATTTTTGATATTGTTTCAATATTTTTATGATCCTCTTGGTCAAGTTTTACTTGCGGTATTTTTATTTGATTTCATAGTATCTATTATTTTGGCATTTGACTTTGCCATAAGAATAAAAAAGTCAAAACAAGGATACAAATATTTTTTAACTCATTTGTATGAAATTCCTTCTTTCATACCCTTGTACACTCTAACCTTGCTAGAAGCTAACACTGTTTATGGGGCGGGTTTGAAAAGCTTAAGGCTTATTCAGATTTTTAGGTTTATGCATATTTTATCAAGAACTTTAATAATAATGGACGAAATCAGAAATAGGCTTCTATATGTTGTTTTACTATCTATGATTACAGTTACAGCTGGTGCATTTACCATGTATTTTGTGGAGCATAATGCACCAGGTTCAAAGATAACAAACCTTGGAGATGCAGTTTGGTGGGCGGTAGTTACAGTTACTACGGTTGGATATGGTGATGTATATCCTGTTACGTTTGAAGGAAGAATAATTGCTACAGTAATAATGGTTATTGGTATTGCAATTTTGGGCATATTAATTTCAACTCTCGGAGCACAATTTATCGAATCAAAAATGAAAAATCAGCGCAGAAAAGATGAAAATAATATCAAATTATTGATTAAGGATAAGATCGACAGACTAGAGGGCTTGCAAAGTGAGGAAATTGTAACCCTATTAAACCTCATTTCCAATCTTCATGGGGAACTTAAGAACAGTAATAGCACCCAAAAACAGGGATTTTCATGCGCTAAATGCAATAATATAAATCCTCAAACAGCAATTTACTGTAATAGGTGTGGAAATCAGATAACCACTGGTAACCCATAA